AGTTCTTTTAACGGTAATCATCTCAGCCCAGTTCCTGCATTTTAAAAATATCGGGATGACGCGTGAAACGAAAAACGGTATCCCAAACTACTACAAATAACACCTTGGGATCGTTATCTACCATCATCAGATAATGCCCTTGGGTATAGTCAATAAATTTCAATTCCTGCAGCCGATTATTAGTTAAATATAGCTTAACCGTGCAATAGGGCTGCTTAAATTTCTCAGCATATTCAGCTTGGGCATTATCTACAAAGATATAGGTTTGCAGATTCTCCAGAACATTAAGAATTTTAATCATTGCTCTGTTTGCCGGATAAATATTAAATTCCTGATGGGCATCGTGATAGGTCCATTGGTAACCCTCTCGGGTAAGAGTATATTTATTTTTCGGATGAGTAACTTCAATTTTAAGCAGCTCATTCTCTTTATGGCTAACAATATGAGGAGAACGCCAATTAGCTAATTCCGCGTTGTAATTATTAGTAACTTTAGCTTTCAGCTGATAAATTTTGGTGGAACCGGCATAGCGAAAATAATCATAGGGATTGTTCAGATTGCTGAACAGAGTATGAATGCTTTTGTGCCCGTCACTTACAATTATATGCAATGCCTCTTCATCTTTCTGATGAAACTTTTCAATCGCTTCTTTACCTGTTCCCATTGGAGTTGTAGCATACTTAGCGGTAATCACCTCTCTGAAAAGATCGTGAATTTTTAAGCTATCCGCTTCCCAATGGACAGGGTATTCCAACCTCCAAATATTCTTTTGTTTAACCATTCTTAAAGTATCCTGCGCATCAAAAATCTCAATCCGTTTAATTGCCAAAGTATCCAAAGCAAAAACAGGAGCCAGTTTTTCTCTTGGACTGGTAGTTCTTAACAGAAAATATAATCCGATTAAGATAATTAACAACAGCAGTAAAATTAGTTTAGACCTCTTCATCTTGTAGCCCTATAGTGCGTTTACGATTTAGCGCAATTATGCCGCCAATGGCAATAAGAATTAAGGACGGTAAGATAGTTGCAGTAAGTTTTATTCCCAGTTTTATTCTTTGTTCCGTTTTTGCCGGATCACCCCAGGCAAGTTCTTTCTTATTAATATAATAAGGAATATCCAGAATACTTTCCTGCAAATGCCGAGACCTGATACTAAGCATATCATTGCGTTCCATCAGCCAGTCCACAGCATTAAGAATAAGCTGAAAGCGGTTATCATAAATAGGTTTATCGGAATCAACATAAAGTTCCCGATCTCCGAAAACAACTATCTTACCATCCTGAACGGTAGAAACGAAACCGGGATTGCGGGATTCGGGCTTATCGGTAAAATAGCTGGTAAATTTACCTTCCACAATTGCTCCAAGCGGAATAGGAGGATTTTGAAATACATCCGGATCGGGATGTAAAAACAAACGGGAATCCAATTGATAATCGGGTCCTTCCAAAAGAGCGCTTTTGGTAGAAGTAGCTAATATCGCTTGGAATTTCAAACCGGGCTTTCTGTTAAAAATGATGCCGTTACCCATATAAATTACGATGTTGGAAATATTGCGGGTAATGGGATGTTCTGAACCTCGCAGAACAGGATAAATCGGAAAAGAGATATTGGTATCCACACCCATCTGTCTGGAATCGCAAAAAATATCCATAGCTAAGTCACTGCTGAACTTGATGCCGTAGTTTTCCAGAAAATCAAACAAGTTGGACTGCAGTTCCCAAACCCGTTCACCGTCTGAAATAACTTTATCTGCTAAAACAACCAGTTTACCGCCTTTCATAATATATTGATCCAGATTGTAAAGTTGAACAGGAGATAAAGAAGCATAGCCGGAATGAAAAATCAGCACCGGTGTTTGTGCCAGTGGTTCCATTAAATTGGTAAAATGGATATTGTAATTGGCACTGAGTTCATCAGCATATTTCTGTTTAGGCATCAATAAATATAGCGAATCCGCAAAAGCAGAAATATCTGGCAATGTATAACGCGAAATTTTCTGTATTTTCAGGGTCATTGCATATTCCAGCTGGCTTTGCATTTTAGGCAACACATTCATAGATTCAAAATTGCCCTGATATTCAAAAACGAGCCCATAGACAATTTCTTTGGTAGTTGTCTTATCATTTTCAAATATGCGGAAATACATTGTTCCGATTCCAAATTGATTAGCTTTGTTTTTCAGTTCTTCCTGCGTAGGTCCGTTAATTACTTCGTAGTGGAATTTTCCTTTCCCGGCTTGTTTATATTCTTCTAAAAGGTCTTTCACATAACGGTCTAAAACCAGCATCTCAGCAGGCAGTTCCTTGCTGGTATATAATTTAACTACCATATTATCTTTCAATTTCCCTACCGCTTGCTTACTAACCGCAGAAAGGGAATATGCCTTATTCCTGGAAAAATCCCATCGGACTTTAGCATAAGAACCAATCAGCAAAATCATCAAGATTAAAGCCAGCTTAATCAGCAAGTTGGATAATATGGAACCGGTTTTTTTGGGCTGTTTCATCTTTAGCGCTCCTGCATCATATTCCTGCTTTGCAAATTAAACTGAGCCAGCAAAGCAAAAATAACTGTAACTGCAAGGAAAAAAAGAATATCCCGAGTATCTATCACTCCCTTCAGAAAACTGCTCAAGTGATAATCAAAACTTAAGTATTGCACAACCGGTAACAGAGAAAAAGGCAATATGGGTAAAATAAATTTCAATACATAAAAAACAGCCGAAATAAGCAACGCAAGCACAAAAGCAAGAATTTGATTACTGGGAAAACTGGAGGCAAAGACACCAATAGCAGTATATGCCAAACCGGCAAAAACAAGCCCGATATAGCCACAAATAATAGCTCCATAATCAATTCCTTCGCCGAAAATGACAATTATGCCGAAAAACACTAAAGAAAGGACTAAAATCGTTAATATCTGCAAAAAGACAGCCAGAATTTTTCCCCAGATAATGGAGGAAAGTTTTACCGGTAAAGTAGATAGTAATTCCAAAGTTCCGCTCTGTCTTTCTTTGGCTATGCTGCCCATAGTGATGGCAGGAATATAAAACAAAAAGACAATATGGATAATTTCAAATAAAAATCGCAATTCCGCTCTGGCTATTTTAAACACCATATTGGAAAAAATGAGACCGATAATAACTAAAAACAGGATAAAGACAATATAAGTGGAAACAGAACGCAGGGCAAGTTCATAGTCCTTTTTGGCAATTGTGAAAACTGTTCTCATTTCTGCTCCTTAATTTCTTCTGCTGCATCAGGTTCATTTAGTTCTACCGGAGATATTTCTTCCTGATTTGCATTTTCGGACAGTTCAGATTCGCTACTGTCCGCTCCTGTAAGTTCATAGAAAATAGATTCCAAACTTATATTGCCGGAGGATAATTCTAAAATCAGCCAACCCTTGTCACTAATAAAGCGTGAAAGTTCCTGCCGTAAATCTATCTCGGGTGTTTCATAAAATACAATTTTACAGCTGTTTTCATCCCGGGATAAGATTTCCAGCTCTAAAGAAGGATGCAAAGCTAAAAAAGCAGAAAAATCTATATTCTCACCTTGCACTTCCAGATTGAGTATTTTACTTCTTTTCAGGTAACCGGGCAATTTTTCAATAGCATCATCCACAATAATTTTACCTTTACTAATGATTACCACTCTATCACATAATGCCTGCACTTCCTGCATAATATGGCTGGAAAGCAACACCATTTTTTCTTTCCCCAAGTTACGGATAAGTTCACGAATTTCAATAATTTGATTGGGGTCAAGACCGGAGGTTGGTTCATCCAGAATTAAAATCCGGGGGTCGTGTAAAATTGCCTGTGCCAGACCTGTTCTTTGTCTATAGCCCTTGGAAAGAGTTCCAATTCTTTGAAATAATACTTCTTTCAGTCCACAGTTTTTTACTACGAATTTTAAGCGTTCCTGAAAATAATCCCTTTTCAACCGGCGTAAAGAGGCAAAATATGCTAACGCTTCAAACACCGTCATATCATCATAAAGAGGATTTTGTTCCGGTAAATAGCCAATTTGCCTGCTGGCTTTTAGCGGATCGGCAAAAATGCTTACTCCATCAATTTCTATGTTTCCGGAATTTGGTTGCAGGTAACCTACCATCATTCTTAAAGTGGTAGTTTTTCCAGCACCGTTAGGACCTAAAAATCCGACTATTTCCTGATCTCTGATACAGAAACTGATTTCATCCACAGCTTTAAGAGAACCGAAATTGCGGCTTAGTTTATCTATCTTGATCATTTTACATCATTAAGTTATTATTATTATTGGTAACCGGTTCATTCAGTAAAATCTGATCCCCTTCTTTTAATCCTTCCAATACTTCTACCTGCAATAAATCATTAGTACCAAGTTTAATGGGAGTAACAGTATAATTGGGAATGGGAGCAGTTTTCCCCTTGTTATTGCTATTTGTCTCTTTTGCAGGGCTTTTGGTCTCTTTAACCAGATATACAATATCCTGATTTATATCATTACTGAAAACAGCTCTAATGGGAATAACCAATACATTTTTTCGGGAATCAGCTAAAATAGTTACATTAGCTGTCATCCCGGGTTTAACGATTTTCCCGCTGGCATTAAGATTAATTTCAATGGGAAAAACCTTGGCATTGTTTTCTACAATTGCCTGAGGAGCAATTTTAACTACTTTGCCCTCATAATGTTCATAAGGAAGAGCATCCAAGCTAATTTCCGCTTTCTGATTCAGTTTAAACTTGGAAATATCCACTTCGTTGATGTTACTCTTCACAATCATTTTATTCAAATCGGCAATTTTCATTATCACAGTGCCTTCACCATAACTGGTTAAACTGGATTGAACCATTTCCCCTTCATTAATATTCCGCTCTATAACAACTCCACTGGCAGTAGCATAAACCCGGGTAACTTTTCCTGGAACATCCAGATCCCGAATCATTTCATATTGACTGCTGGCTTGAGCATATTCAATTTCTGCTTCTTTAAGGGCATCTGATGTTTTATTATATTCATCTTGGGAAATATACTGCTTTTGCAACAGGATTGTTTTATCTGCCAAATCCTTCCGGGCATTTGCCAGATTCATTTCTGCCTTTTGCAGCATCGCCTTGGTGTTAAACAAGGTATTTGCCTGATTGTAATCCGGCTCAATATCAGCAATTACTTGTCCCGAAGTAACATAATCATTTTCCCCGGCATAAAACTTAACGATTTTACCGCTTACCTTGGATTTTAACGAAACAACTATTTCCGGTTGCACTTCTCCTGTTATCACTATCCGGGAAGAAATATCTCCCCGCTTTACAGCATATATTTCCGTGTCCGTTTGCTTTGTTGATGCCGGTTGCTTTTTCTTACCGCAGGTTTTAACTGACAATAAAATGAGCAAGATCAGAACCGCAATAACTACTATAATCCACCATTTCTTACGCATAATACCTTTTTCCTGAATGTGTTATTATTTGTAAAACAAAAGTTGGCAAAGGGAATATTGTGTCAACTGAAAAAAGGGCAAGAGAGCAAGAAGTTAAGAAGTAGATAGGAAAAGAGAGCTGAGGGACAAAATAAAATTTCAAGATGAAAGCTTTGCTCCGGTCCTTATCTGGATTTATAAAATTATCTTGTGGATTGTGTTTAAATACCTGTTACAAGGTCATTTCCTTAACGACTCTTTAACGCTCCTTTAACGATACATTTACTTTGCTAAGGAGTCGTTAAAGAAGTTATCAAGAAGCATAAAAGATTTAGCTTGGCAGGGAATAATGAGCCGTGTAAATATAATTATCTGCTGTCAATGTAGTTCAGGAAAGCTGAAATAAAAAGAAAATAGAATTTTGGTTGACTTATATCCTGCTATGAAAAAAAAGGGATTTTACGAAAATTAGTGGTGAGACAATGAACAAGCTTTTTATGCCCGAACTGATTAAGATTGTAGAACAGTTCGAAAACAAAAATGCCTGCCTGCAATATATGGCTAACCTGCTTTCGGAAAGTGGTTGTTTAAGTTTTCCAGACCGTTTTCTGGCTGCAGTAAAAGGAAGAGAAGAAATAATGAGTACCGGTATCGGCAGAGGAATTGCTATCCCTCATGCCAGGGACTTAACTGTTAGTTGTTTACGCATTGCGGTTTGTTTGGTGAAACAGGATTTGGAATTTACCAGTTTAGATAATTCACCTGTCCATCTGGTATTTATGATTGCCGTTCCGCAAAGTTCTAATCAGGACTATATGAAAATATTACGTTCGCTCTCTGAATTTTTAAGGCAGGATGAAAACAGGGAAATATTATTACAAGCCAAAGACGAAAGAGATTTGTATGAAAAAGTTCAAATTCTTGAAGAAAAGTTGCTTCCTGAGCTTGGTGTTTAGCTTTCTTTTGATAATGCCATTATTGGGACAGCATCAGGATGCCGGAACTACCGGTTTTTCCACTTTGAAGATTATTTATTCTGCCAGAGCTAATGGTATGGGACAAGCGATGCTGGGAAGGGCAAAAAACTTTGACGGTATGCAGTTTAATCCTGCTTCAATCCTCAGAGTTCCCAATCAAGGTGTCTCTACTACTTTGGCAGACCATTTTGTTGGTTCCGGAGGCGGTTCTGTCAGCTATTTGGTACCCAAAAACATTTATACTTCTTACGGTTTTTTTCTTAATTACTGGAATTCGGGGTCCATTGATAGAACAGATATAGGTGCTAACGGAGAATTTATTGAGCTTAACGATACTTTTTCCGCTCAGGATATTTTAGCCGGTTTCACTTTGGCGAAATTTGTAAGCCCTGCTTTAGATGCAGGGGGAAGTTTTAAACTTGTTTTAGACCAGATAGACGGTAAATCTGCATCTGCCGCTTTATTAGATTTCGGCATTTTACATCATACTGCCAACGAACGCATAAAAGTAGGCCTGGCAGCCCGAAATTTGGGATTTCAGCTTACTCATTATACCGATAAAAATTTTTCGGAAGGTATTCCTCTTACTTATGGAGCAGGTTTAGGCATTGATGTAGGGAAAAATACTCTGCTGAATATTGATTTAACTAAGGCAAACGGAGAGAATTTTATCGGTAAATTCGGAGTGGAGCAACAAGTTCATCCTTCCCTTGTCCTTAGAGGTGGTTTTAAAACCAATGCGGGTGACTATGCTATGGGAGGAAATTTGGGTTGGAGTTCCGGAATCAGTTTAGGACTGGGTTGGGTTTGGAAAAAAATATCCTTGGATTACGCCGTTGCCTCTTACGGAGATTTGGGTTTAACGAATCAAGTAAGTATCAGATATAATATAGAATAATTACAAGTCAGGATGAATTTGGAAAGCAGCCGTTTTTTATTGGAATTGGGATGTGAAGAGCTCCCGGAAAAGCAAATAGCTATTGCCTGCAATAGCGTTAATTCATCTTTTGCCGATTTTTTGAAGGTTAATAAACTGAGCTGTAAAAACTATACTGTAAGCGGAACTCCACGCCGTATCTTTCTTGATGCTATTGCTGTGGAGGCAAGTCAAAAAGAGGAAGAAATCCTGAAAATCGGACCCGCGGTAAATATCGCTTACGATGCTGAAGGCAAATTAACCCCTGCGGGACAGGGCTTTCTAAAAAAAAATGCAGTGCAGGAAGAAGCAATATTCATTCAGGAAACGGAAAAAGGCAGGTTTCTGGCAGTAAAATATCTGAAACCGGGATTAACAACGGTAGAATTATTACAAAGCTGGATTCCGGCAATGATTTTACAAATACCTTTTGAAAAAAAAATGACCTGGAGTCAGCCGGAATTTACCTTTTCCCGTCCTTTGCGTTGGCTTTTAATTCTTTGGAATGATATACCGTTATCTTTGCCTTTTTTTAATGTCCCTTGCGGGAATATTACTTATGGCAACCGTTTTTTAGGGTTGGAAAAGAGCATCCCTATTAATAAGGCAGAAGAATATCTTCCTGCCTTGCGCGAACATAAAGTTATTGCTGATATTGAAGAACGCAGAACAGAAATAACTAACCAGCTGGCAAATATGTTTCCGGAAGGAGATTATCAGGTTATCCCCAATCGCAATTTGATTGAAACCGTAATGAATTTGGTAGAATTTCCTACTGCCGTAACGGGACAATTTGATAAAAAATATTTGTCACTGCCGGATAAAATAATAATCAGCACTATCAGTCAAGCACAAAAGTATTTTGCCGTGCAAGATAAACAGGGTAATTTAAGCAACCGGTTTGTTTTTATTGCTAACGGAAATCCGGAACACATCCAAATTATCAGGCAAGGCAATGAAAAGGTTGTAAATGCCCGCTTAGCTGATGCTTTGTGGTATTGGAATGAAGATACTAAGCACCCGCTGCAGAATTGGACCCTGCACTTGGATAATGTTATTTTCCAGGCAAAACTGGGAACGATGGCAGAAAAAACAAAGCGTATAATCCACTTGGTAACTGCCTTGGCTGAAGAACTGCAACTAACCGAAACACAAAAAGCAAAAGCTATTCGCTGTGCGGAACTCTGCAAAGCGGATTTAGTTACTAATATGCTGGGAGAAAAGGAATTTACAAAACTCCAGGGATATATCGGCAAACAATATGCTTTAGCTTCCGGAGAAGATGAAGAAGTAGCAGAAGGTATTTATGAACACTATATGCCCCGCAGTGCCAATGATAAACTACCTTCTACAATAGCGGGAACCCTTGTTGCCATTGCAGATAAAATTGATACTGTAGCTGGAATTATCGGAATCGGTATGCTGCCAACCGGTAGTGGCGATCCTTTTGCCTTAAGACGCGCTGCCAATGGAATAGTGCAAATTGTCAGTTTCCGGAAATGGGATTTAGACCTCTTTGCTTTTGCGGATAGAGCTTTGGCATTGATTAACCGACAAACGGAACTGGATATTAATGCTTACCCCAATGTGCATAACTTTTTGGAACAAAGGATTACAGGATTGCTGAAAACAAACGGTATCGCTTATGATGTAATAGATAGCGTTATGCACATTGATAAAAGCCATCTGCACGATTTGGAAAATAGAGCAGAGGCATTAAATGACCTTAAAGGAAAAGATGATTTTATTCATTTGGTAATAGGATTTAAACGGGTAGCCAATATAATTGCCGAAACGAAGGAATTTATTCCTCTGCAGAAGGATAAACTGCTTGAACCGGAAGAAATTAACCTGTATCAATCGCTCCAGGTACTTCATCAGGATATTGATTCCGCTTTACAAAAAAAGGATTATCCCCTGGCTTTGCAAAAACTGATTCAATTCGGTAAAGTGATAGATGATTTCTTCGCTGCCGTGCTGGTAAATTGTGAAGATAAAACTATAAGTGCCAATAGGCATTCCCTGCTGAGGGAAGTGAAAAAAGAATTTTTAAGGGTTGCAGACCTGTCTTTGATCGTTCTGGAAACCGGACAATAGGAATAAGTTATGTTTTTAATAGATGATTTAATGACCAGAGCTAAAGCTACCGGTGGTAGAATTGTGATGCCGGAAGCAACTGATGCTCGTATGCTTAAGGCAGTTGCCAAAATTGAAAAAGAGGGTTTGGCAAAAGTAACTCTGCTGGGAAAAAGAGAAATTATATTACAAACCGCTGAAACATTGCAGATAAAGCTTAATGAGGTTACTATCATTGATCCTGAAACCTCAGATAATATAACTGCTTTTGCTGAAGCATTTTATACAAGAAGAAAAGATAAAGGCGTTACGCTGTCCGAAGCAAGAGAAACTGTTAAAAATCCTCTCTATTTTGGCGCTTCCATGGTTAAACAGGGAATCGTAGATGGAATGGTTGCTGGAGCAGTAAATACTACAGCAGATGTTTTACGCGCAGCTTTACAGGTAATAGGTGTGATGTCTGGATTGAAAACTGTTTCCAGTGCATTTATTATGCCGGCACCCAATTTTAGAGGCGAGGGAAGAATTTTCCTGTTTGCCGATTGTGCCGTTATTCCGAATCCTACTTCAGAACAGCTTGCCGATATAGCAATTAGCACTGCTTTAACCCGTAAAGCAATAATTGGAGATGAACCCAAGGTTGCCTTGCTATCTTTTTCCACTTTAGGTAGCGCTAAACATGAAATGGTAGATAAAGTTACTGCTGCAAAAGCTATTTTGGCTGAACGCAAAGTGGATTTTGATTATGAGGGAGAATTACAGCTGGATTCGGCTATAATTCCTGAAGTGGCAAAACGAAAAGCACCTCAAAGTTCCGTAGCGGGAAATGCCAATATTCTTATTTTCCCTGATTTACAAGCAGGTAATATCGGTTATAAACTGGTGCAATATTTAGGTGATATCAAAGCCATCGGACCTATAATTCAAGGTTTGGCGGCTCCGGTTAGTGATTTATCCCGCGGTTGTTCTGCAGAGGATATTGTTAATACAGTTGCTTTCGTTTTGCTTTTGGCAGAACAACAAAAAAGATTATAAAAAAAGATATATGGGAGGTAAAGATGGCTATCAAGCTATCCAACCGCTGTCGTTTAATTAAGCCCTCGCCAACTTTAAGCTTATCTGCCAAGGCAAAGGAAATGCAAGATGCCGGAATTGATGTTATCAGTTTCAGCGTTGGAGAACCGGATTTTAATACTCCGGATTATATTAAGGCAGCCGCTCATAAAGCTATAGATGCCAATTTTACGCGTTATACCAATAATGCCGGAATTATAGAATTAAGACAGGCAATTTGTGAGAAACTGTTACGCGATAACGGATTGCAATATTCTCCCAAAGAAATTCTGGTTTCCCCGGGAGCAAAAGCATCCATTGTGAATGCGTTAACTGCTGTCTGCGATATTAAGGACCAAGTTTTAATGGCAACTCCCTATTGGGTTAGCTATCCCTATCAGGTTGCCCTGGCAAATGCAGAACCTGTTTATATTCCTACCCGCGAAGAAGATGGGTATAAAATTCTGCCTGCGGAATTAGAAAAAGCAATTACGGAAAATCCCTGTTCCAAAGTTCTAATTATCAATTCTCCCGGCAATCCTACAGGAACAGTTTATACTGAAGCAGAACTTGCCAATATAGCTGAGGTCTGCGTGAAACATAATATCCTGGTTATTTCCGATGAGATTTATGAACGCCTGGTTTATGATGAAGTGAAACATATCTCCATCGCCAGTATAAATGAAGAAATTAAACAGCGCACAATTGTAATCAACGGAGTTTCTAAAGCTTATGCAATGACGGGCTGGCGTCTTGGTTACGCTGCCGGACCCGCAGATATTATTGCAGCCGCAGGAATGGTTCAGGAACATACAACTTCCTGTGTAAATTCTATTACTCAAAGAGCTTGTGTAACTGCTTTAAGAGAAGAGGATGATTCCATAGAGCAAATGCGTCTGGAATTTGCCCGCCGCAGAGATTTCCTCTTTGCGGAATTGCAAAAACTGCCTCACATAACTTGCTTTAAACCTCAGGGCGCTTTTTATATTATGCCGGGAATAAAATGGTATCTGGATAATAATAATCTGAATATTAGAACTTCGGATGATTTCTGTGCTAAATTACTGGACGAGTATTATGTAGCTCTGGTATCAGGTAATTCTTTCGGAATGGAAGGAACCGTGCGTTTTTCTTATGCTAACAGTATAGAAAATATCAAAGAAGGAGTTCAGCGCTTTGCCTCTTTCCTGGCAGAGCTTTCCTCCGGGAGGTAAAATATGGATGATTTCAACGATAAAATGAAAGACCGCTGGCAGGATAAACGAAAGAAGGCATATAACTGGCCCAAACTGATTTTGATGGTGCTTGCTTTAATAGCCATTCTGTATCTGATGAATCATCTGGGAAATACCAAAAATGTGGTAACAAACCCGGCTGCAAGCGTTACCGATACTTTACAGGCAGATACATTACAAATGGAGAAAACACCTTGAGCTTAGTAATAGTTGGTTCTTTAGGATTAGATAATATTTCAACGCCTGCCGGCGAAGTTCAAAATGCCTTAGGCGGTTCTGCAATTTATGGAGCTTTAGCAGCTTCTTTATTTACCAATACATATATTGTAGGAGTAGTAGGTAACGATTTTCCGATTGAGGGTATGAATCTATTACAACAAAAAGGCATAAATCTGGACGGAGTTGAAATAAAAGAAGGCAAAACCTTTCGCTGGAGCGGAAAATATACTACTTGGAACAGAGTGGAAACTATATCTACGGAATTAAATGTTTTTGCCGATTTTTCTCCGCATTTGCCTGAAAGCTGTAAAAGCTGCCATAGTTTACTGCTTGCTAATATTCATCCCGCTTTGCAGTTACAGGTATTAAATCAGGTATCAGGTTATTCTCACCTTGCCTGCGATACGATGAATTTCTGGATAGAACTATGCCCCAAAGAGATAGAAAAGGTTTTAAACAGGGTAGAAATTGTTTTTATGAATGAGGACGAAATTCGGGATTATACCTCAAAACCGGATATCTATTCTGCCGCAAGAGAAGTTCTTGCCGTGGGTCCCAAGTGGGTAATCGTAAAAAGAGGTGAATACGGTTCCGTAGCTATTTCCGCGAATGATCTGTTTTTCGCACCTGCCTATCCGGTTGAAAATGTTAAAGATCCTACCGGAGCAGGAGATAGCTTTGCCGGAGCTTTTATGGGTTATTTAGCAGACCACGATTTGCTAAATCATTCTATTATCAAGGAAGCTATTCTTTATGGAACAGTTATGGCGGCTAAGAATGTCTCCAATTTCAGCATTCAGGGTTTAACGGATATAGCAAAATACGAATTAGATTCCTACAAGGAAAACTTGATTAAATGGACATCCTGAAAAATAGTATGGATTATTGTAACGCCGGAGTTAATATTGCTGCAGGTGAAGCAGCGGTTAAAGCAATTAAAAATAAAGTCCGCTCTACCTATAATACAAATGTTCTAAGTGAAATAGGTAGCTTTGGCGGATTGTATAAAATAGATAAACAAAGCTGGCAAAATCCTGTGCTCGTTTCCAGCACGGATGGCGTGGGCACAAAACTTTTAGTTGCTATAATGGCAAATGAATATCACTCTATTGGGCAAGACCTGGTAAATCACTGTGTAAATGATATCTTAGTCCAAGGGGCTAAACCCCAATTTTTTCTGGATTATATAAGCGTGGGTAAATTGGAACCGGCTATCGTGGAAATAATAATTAAGGGGATGATTGTTGCCTGCAAACAAAATTCTTGTGCTTTGATCGGAGGTGAGATGGCAGAAATGCCCGATCTCTATAAAGACAGGGAATTTGATTTGGCAGGAACGATTGTAGGAATTGTTGAACAGGAACAAATCCTTCCCCGTTCTAAAATTAAACCTGGAGACCAGCTTATCTCTTTGCCCAGCAGTGGATTGCATACAAATGGTTATTCCCTGGCTCGGAAGATTATTTTTACTCAACAAAAACTATCCTTAGAGAGCTACCTGACCGAATGTCAAGCTACAATAGGAGAACTTCTGTTAAGCATTCATCGCAGTTATTTTCCCCTGCTGGAAAGCTATCTGACCAGTCCCGATTTGAAGGGCTTAGCTCACATTACCGGAGGTGGAATTGCCGGTAATTTGAAAAGAATTCTTCCGGAAAATATCGGTGCCCGCATAACTCTTAAAAAAGAGGATATTCCCCCTTTCTTTCACTGGTTGCAACATACTGGAAAGCTTTCCGATGCCACAATGAGAGAAACATTTAATTTGGGAACCGGAATGCTCTGCGTAGTAGAGAACAGCTCTATTGACAA
The Candidatus Cloacimonas sp. genome window above contains:
- the purM gene encoding phosphoribosylformylglycinamidine cyclo-ligase, yielding MDILKNSMDYCNAGVNIAAGEAAVKAIKNKVRSTYNTNVLSEIGSFGGLYKIDKQSWQNPVLVSSTDGVGTKLLVAIMANEYHSIGQDLVNHCVNDILVQGAKPQFFLDYISVGKLEPAIVEIIIKGMIVACKQNSCALIGGEMAEMPDLYKDREFDLAGTIVGIVEQEQILPRSKIKPGDQLISLPSSGLHTNGYSLARKIIFTQQKLSLESYLTECQATIGELLLSIHRSYFPLLESYLTSPDLKGLAHITGGGIAGNLKRILPENIGARITLKKEDIPPFFHWLQHTGKLSDATMRETFNLGTGMLCVVENSSIDKYLTIKGARWVGEIVARNQLIDKVEFI